Proteins from one Argopecten irradians isolate NY chromosome 15, Ai_NY, whole genome shotgun sequence genomic window:
- the LOC138309107 gene encoding inactive carboxypeptidase-like protein X2 isoform X2 translates to MCLDHMMRRVLEIFGILTLVTSTSGCAVCNSNLVTGTYGVPDYKLTASSTARDCPTRLGRLTSSRSWCPNGQGEGHYLQVEFQNVSRLTAVQTRGRADLDQWVSLYSVNTSMDGISWSAVLNTVFPGNNDRDTIVTNQLEGNVVGKYIRVISEPGSGNHYRSMRLEVQGCPVSLLTNSCDKWAAQRGSGGDMLPVMVDTDASNIGVCGLECRNRLECDAFLFDAGSARCKLLKVTPDQSYPAVNLHGVWYFVKT, encoded by the exons CAGGATGTGCTGTCTGTAATTCAAATCTCGTGACAGGAACATATGGTGTGCCTGACTACAAACTAACCGCCTCGTCTACAGCAAGGGATTGTCCTACACGACTTGGACGACTCACTAGTTCTAGGAGCTGGTGCCCGAATGGCCAAGGCGAGGGACATTATCTTCAG GTGGAGTTCCAAAATGTCTCCCGTCTGACGGCCGTGCAGACCCGTGGCCGAGCAGATTTAGATCAATGGGTGTCTCTCTACAGTGTAAATACGAGTATGGACGGAATCAGCTGGAGCGCTGTGTTAAACACA GTATTCCCAGGAAATAATGACCGAGACACAATTGTGACCAATCAACTGGAGGGAAACGTCGTGGGAAAGTACATCCGGGTCATATCTGAACCCGGAAGCGGAAATCATTACAGATCAATGAGACTGGAGGTGCAAGGATGTCCTGTATCGTTGTTAACGA aTTCATGTGATAAATGGGCAGCTCAGAGAGGGTCCGGCGGAGACATGTTACCAGTGATGGTGGACACAGACGCATCAAACATTGGCGTCTGTGGTCTAGAGTGTCGCAATCGCCTAGAATGTGACGCCTTTTTATTTGACGCAGGGTCTGCACGCTGTAAACTGCTGAAAGTGACACCCGATCAGTCATATCCTGCTGTCAATCTACATGGAGTTTGGTATTTCGTAAAAACTTAA
- the LOC138309107 gene encoding inactive carboxypeptidase-like protein X2 isoform X1: MCLDHMMRRVLEIFGILTLVTSTSGCAVCNSNLVTGTYGVPDYKLTASSTARDCPTRLGRLTSSRSWCPNGQGEGHYLQVEFQNVSRLTAVQTRGRADLDQWVSLYSVNTSMDGISWSAVLNTVGDIKVFPGNNDRDTIVTNQLEGNVVGKYIRVISEPGSGNHYRSMRLEVQGCPVSLLTNSCDKWAAQRGSGGDMLPVMVDTDASNIGVCGLECRNRLECDAFLFDAGSARCKLLKVTPDQSYPAVNLHGVWYFVKT; the protein is encoded by the exons CAGGATGTGCTGTCTGTAATTCAAATCTCGTGACAGGAACATATGGTGTGCCTGACTACAAACTAACCGCCTCGTCTACAGCAAGGGATTGTCCTACACGACTTGGACGACTCACTAGTTCTAGGAGCTGGTGCCCGAATGGCCAAGGCGAGGGACATTATCTTCAG GTGGAGTTCCAAAATGTCTCCCGTCTGACGGCCGTGCAGACCCGTGGCCGAGCAGATTTAGATCAATGGGTGTCTCTCTACAGTGTAAATACGAGTATGGACGGAATCAGCTGGAGCGCTGTGTTAAACACAGTAGGAGATATAAAG GTATTCCCAGGAAATAATGACCGAGACACAATTGTGACCAATCAACTGGAGGGAAACGTCGTGGGAAAGTACATCCGGGTCATATCTGAACCCGGAAGCGGAAATCATTACAGATCAATGAGACTGGAGGTGCAAGGATGTCCTGTATCGTTGTTAACGA aTTCATGTGATAAATGGGCAGCTCAGAGAGGGTCCGGCGGAGACATGTTACCAGTGATGGTGGACACAGACGCATCAAACATTGGCGTCTGTGGTCTAGAGTGTCGCAATCGCCTAGAATGTGACGCCTTTTTATTTGACGCAGGGTCTGCACGCTGTAAACTGCTGAAAGTGACACCCGATCAGTCATATCCTGCTGTCAATCTACATGGAGTTTGGTATTTCGTAAAAACTTAA